Proteins encoded by one window of Amaranthus tricolor cultivar Red isolate AtriRed21 chromosome 4, ASM2621246v1, whole genome shotgun sequence:
- the LOC130810205 gene encoding U-box domain-containing protein 33-like produces the protein MALCKGEIVGDEVNEKIYIAVGKQWKACKSSVEWTIRNSKGKKLCLVHVHQPAQYISICWCLDSFCCLSTLSFYAETTISRLPLSVIIIDLGEYILVQRLVVCLASLTALGSMGGKFPVSSLSEQEVILHREKEKQDMCDVLDEYIRICAKARVHVEKLYIESETVESGLVELISQHKIERLVMGAAADRNYARKLMEPKSKKANYVRLHAPAFCHIWFVCKARLIYTREGIRQPPLKDEDQDQLTNAKSTQFASEMSKSLSRVESEGSFTRSSTFSLSQLSFFSRFSEVGTDSTLCHSGTEDRMPSFRSFALPPKPEQNVSFSNVEESLNDALCNQLDQAIIEAETAKREAFEESMRRRKAEKDAIEAIRKANAVETLYCEELRRRKEVEDELSKIKDELESTRNQHNMALDEPRVAVDQKLLLTNRADRSNVIWEELDEKLLSALELLHRMKNISC, from the exons ATGGCATTGTGTAAAGGGGAAATTGTTGGGGATGAGGTTAATGAAAAGATATATATTGCAGTTGGCAAACAATGGAAAGCTTGCAAATCGAGTGTAGAATGGACAATTCGCAACTCGAAAGGAAAGAAGTTATGCTTGGTTCATGTTCATCAACCAGCACAATATATTTCCATATGTTGGTGCCTAGACTCATTTTGTTGCTTATCAACACTTTCTTTTTATGCTGAAACTACGATTAGTCGATTACCCTTGTCTGTTATCATAA TTGATTTAGGAGAGTATATTTTGGTTCAACGGCTAGTTGTTTGTTTGGCTTCTTTAACGGCGTTGGG TTCGA TGGGGGGAAAATTTCCTGTAAGCTCTCTATCTGAACAGGAAGTAATATTGCATCgggaaaaggaaaaacaagataTGTGCGATGTTTTAGATGAATATATTCGCATTTGTGCTAAAGCTCGG GTTCATGTAGAGAAACTTTATATTGAAAGTGAAACTGTTGAAAGTGGACTCGTGGAGCTTATATCTCAGCACAAAATTGAGAGACTTGTCATGGGAGCAGCAGCTGATAGAAATTATGCAAG GAAATTGATGGAACCAAAATCTAAGAAGGCCAACTATGTCCGCCTACATGCACCTGCTTTTTGCCACATCTGGTTTGTCTGCAAGGCACGACTGATCTATACAAG GGAGGGTATAAGACAGCCACCTCTAAAAGATGAAGATCAAGATCAACTAACAAATGCAAAGTCAACTCAGTTTGCTAGTGAAATGTCCAAATCCCTTAGCAGAGTAGAGTCTGAGGGGAGTTTTACCCGATCATCGACATTTAGTCTTTCTCAGCTATCCTTCTTTTCCCGATTTTCTGAAGTTGGGACTGATTCAACCCTCTGTCATTCAGGAACAGAAGATAGAATGCCCTCTTTTCGATCGTTTGCTCTGCCTCCTAAACCTGAACAGAATGTCTCTTTTTCAAATGTG GAAGAAAGCTTGAATGATGCACTTTGTAATCAGCTTGATCAAGCAATAATAGAGGCTGAAACTGCTAAGCGGGAGGCATTTGAAGAGTCAATGAGGCGTCGTAAAGCAGAAAAAGACGCAATTGAAGCTATTCGCAAG GCAAATGCAGTAGAAACTTTGTATTGCGAGGAGTTGAGAAGAAGGAAAGAAGTTGAAGACGAGCTCTCTAAGATTAAAGATGAACTTGAAAGTACAAGGAATCAACATAACATGGCCTTAGATGAACCTCGAGTTGCAGTTGACCAGAAATTGTTACTAACAAATCGAGCTGACAGATCTAATGTAATATGGGAAGAGCTAGACGAAAAACTGCTTTCGGCTTTGGAGTTGCTTCACAGAATGAAGAATATTTCATGTTAA
- the LOC130811316 gene encoding putative recombination initiation defects 3 has product MKLKINKACDLNSISVLPPHTRRSNIMQQPRTHPSQQSFSQGFSSQQNGIFSQISQNSVGDAITEYQKLGSQEKDNSIKRLSYLAPISSYSREENQKAITRSSSSLTRRWSSANVADHDSQQNDELEQKITMMETSLTSSLNRLGIILDSVQADVMQVNKATKELSLEVDSIRQKSVAHQDSLHFLNRAQEDQNRAQDETRCSLELISNQLQTIIQQDKIQEILLAVSNLREQIDNNYQTQKDELSKCLSRDLQAIIRSLGTVHKENIPPAILRPKVTGAGSGTPTSKPNIIREAEPLKIEIGSWKTVKAELTSNFAKQNENLCRNLKQRRASLDKEQKTIINLDDDTDDDLSCLIVMNKPGKQFLDELEEDTAEILRKARRRKRKQDCRRSIVAQRK; this is encoded by the exons ATGAAGTTGAAGATCAACAAAGCCTGCGATCTAAATTCTATTTCTGTTCTTCCTCCTCACACCAG GAGATCGAACATTATGCAACAACCGAGAACGCATCCTTCGCAACAATCGTTCTCTCAGGGATTTTCTTCGCAGCAGAACGGGATTTTCTCTCAGATTTCTCAGAACTCCGTCGGCGATGCCATCACAGAATATCAG AAACTTGGTTCACAAGAGAAAGATAACTCAATTAAAAGGCTTTCTTACCTTGCTCCCATTTCTTCATACTCACGGGAAGAGAACCAGAAGGCAATTACCAGATCTTCCTCCAGTTTAACTCGTAGATGGAGCTCTGCCAATGTAGCAGATCATGATA GTCAGCAAAATGATGAACTTGAACAAAAAATCACTATGATGGAAACATCCCTAACCTCTTCTTTAAACAGGTTAGGGATAATATTGGATTCTGTTCAGGCTGATGTCATGCAAGTAAATAAAGCAACAAAAGAGCTATCTCTTGAAG TGGATAGCATACGTCAGAAGTCAGTTGCTCATCAAGATTCCCTCCATTTTCTG AATCGAGCACAAGAAGATCAGAATAGAGCACAAGATGAGACCAGATGTAGCCTGGAGCTGATTAGCAATCAGTTGCAAACTATAATACAGCAGGACAAGATCCAAGAAATTCTATTAGCAGTTTCAAATTTGCGGGAGCAGATTGACAACAATTATCAAACACAGAAGGACGAACTCTCTAAGTGCTTATCTAGAGACCTGCAG GCAATTATACGCAGCCTTGGAACTGTCCATAAAGAAAATATTCCCCCTGCCATCCTTCGGCCAAAG GTCACTGGTGCTGGAAGTGGTACCCCAACATCGAAGCCAAACATTATAAG GGAAGCAGAGccattaaaaatagaaataggaaGCTGGAAAACTGTCAAAGCAGAGCTTACTTCTAATTTCGCTAAACAAAATGAAAACTTGTGCAGGAATCTGAAACAAAGAAGAGCGTCTCTG GATAAAGAACAAAAAACCATTATTAATCTAGATGATGACACCGATGATGATCTTTCTTGCTTAATAGTTATGAATAAACCAG GTAAGCAATTTTTGGATGAATTGGAGGAAGACACTGCTGAGATCCTTAGAAAAGCCaggagaagaaagagaaaacAAGACTGTAGGAGATCAATCGTGGCTCAAAGAAAGTGA